Proteins encoded together in one Desulfosporosinus meridiei DSM 13257 window:
- a CDS encoding branched-chain amino acid ABC transporter permease, with amino-acid sequence MFWQQLVNGLTLGSTYSLVALGYTLIMGVLNIINMAHGEIFMIGAFVGLYLVTYLKVNIFVAMAGAMLASALLGCLMEMLALRPLRRRAVSHLAPLISTIGVSIFLESLALNLFGPQSQAFPTELAAVQFELGPIRITLVQIIILGISFGLMFILRFWLAKTRVGKAIRTTAENIETANLLGINTNRIIFLTVALASGLGGVAGVLVGLSFNAVEPTMGLSMGLKGLAVLILGGMGNITGAMLGGLILGIAEVFTVAYGASSYRDAVAFGMIILILFIRPQGLFGKRQGGRF; translated from the coding sequence TTGTTCTGGCAACAATTGGTCAATGGCTTAACTCTGGGTAGTACCTACTCACTGGTCGCTTTAGGATACACCCTGATTATGGGAGTTCTGAATATCATCAATATGGCTCATGGAGAAATATTTATGATCGGGGCTTTTGTCGGGCTGTACCTGGTGACTTATCTAAAAGTAAATATTTTCGTGGCTATGGCCGGAGCTATGCTGGCCAGTGCGTTGCTGGGTTGTTTAATGGAAATGCTGGCCTTGCGTCCTTTGAGACGCAGGGCTGTTTCCCACCTGGCACCTTTGATTAGTACCATTGGGGTATCAATCTTTCTGGAAAGTCTGGCCTTGAATCTCTTCGGGCCTCAATCCCAAGCCTTTCCTACGGAATTAGCCGCAGTTCAATTTGAGCTGGGTCCCATCCGGATTACTCTGGTGCAAATTATTATTCTGGGCATATCCTTTGGTTTGATGTTTATTCTCCGTTTCTGGCTGGCTAAAACTCGGGTAGGCAAAGCTATTCGCACCACAGCTGAGAATATTGAGACAGCTAACCTCCTGGGGATTAACACTAACCGGATTATCTTTTTAACCGTTGCTCTGGCTTCAGGCTTAGGAGGAGTTGCGGGTGTACTGGTAGGTCTCTCCTTCAATGCGGTGGAACCCACCATGGGCTTATCTATGGGTCTGAAGGGTCTGGCGGTTCTGATCCTGGGTGGTATGGGTAATATCACGGGAGCCATGCTCGGCGGTCTGATTTTGGGGATCGCGGAGGTATTCACAGTGGCATACGGAGCATCTTCCTATCGAGATGCAGTGGCCTTCGGTATGATTATTCTCATTCTGTTTATTCGTCCTCAAGGACTTTTTGGCAAACGACAAGGGGGACGTTTTTAG